Proteins encoded in a region of the Phacochoerus africanus isolate WHEZ1 chromosome 8, ROS_Pafr_v1, whole genome shotgun sequence genome:
- the CCER2 gene encoding coiled-coil domain-containing glutamate-rich protein 2 isoform X1 gives MPRRGAASVLLLLLLLLRAAMAAPLSQRPSKEELTRCVAQVVTEVLMLGQARQGPCVALLRKEMCETEPYGCGATEEKGLLVGDLKKREPGRTRSSQEGRDKEEEEAAERTHTSEVREQAIHEQLHSRLRQEDHEEEEEGKKRGPLETFEGLWKRRPEGGEGPQKRVAEQACDEETAQFEAEEKGVQVLGGGRSLWQEPQAGGGERHEDRQRLRQLEGERQQKEDASDREEHDAARLGRMREELKKVTEMLGEELRREG, from the exons ATGCCGCGCCGCGGGGCCGCCTCcgtgctgctgttgctgctgctgctgctgagagcAG ccatggcagcccCCCTGTCCCAGAGACCCTCCAAGGAGGAG CTGACCCGCTGTGTGGCGCAGGTGGTCACAGAAGTGCTGATGCTGGGCCAGGCCAGGCAAGGCCCCTGCGTGGCCCTCCTCCGCAAAG AAATGTGTGAGACCGAGCCCTACGGCTGTGGGGCCACTGAAGAGAAAGGCCTCCTGGTTGGGGATTTGAAAAAGCGAGAGCCTGGGAGGACAAGGTCCAGCCAGGAGGGGAGggacaaggaagaggaagaagccgCAGAAAGGACCCACACATCTGAGGTGCGGGAGCAGGCCATCCACGAGCAGCTCCACAGCCGGCTCCGCCAGGAGGAccacgaggaggaggaggagggaaagaagagggggCCCTTGGAGACCTTTGAGGGCCTGTGGAAGCGGCGtccagagggtggggaggggccccagAAGCGGGTGGCAGAGCAGGCTTGTGATGAGGAGACGGCCCAGTTTgaggcagaggagaagggggTGCAAGTGCTGGGCGGAGGCCGCAGCCTGTGGCAGGAGCCCCAGGCGGGTGGAGGAGAGAGGCACGAGGACCGCCAGCGCCTCCGCCAGCTGGAAGGTGAACGCCAGCAGAAGGAAGACGCCTCGGACAGGGAG GAGCATGATGCGGCGCGGCTGGGGCGCATGAGAGAGGAGCTGAAGAAGGTGAC
- the CCER2 gene encoding coiled-coil domain-containing glutamate-rich protein 2 isoform X2, giving the protein MPRRGAASVLLLLLLLLRAAMAAPLSQRPSKEEVVTEVLMLGQARQGPCVALLRKEMCETEPYGCGATEEKGLLVGDLKKREPGRTRSSQEGRDKEEEEAAERTHTSEVREQAIHEQLHSRLRQEDHEEEEEGKKRGPLETFEGLWKRRPEGGEGPQKRVAEQACDEETAQFEAEEKGVQVLGGGRSLWQEPQAGGGERHEDRQRLRQLEGERQQKEDASDREEHDAARLGRMREELKKVTEMLGEELRREG; this is encoded by the exons ATGCCGCGCCGCGGGGCCGCCTCcgtgctgctgttgctgctgctgctgctgagagcAG ccatggcagcccCCCTGTCCCAGAGACCCTCCAAGGAGGAG GTGGTCACAGAAGTGCTGATGCTGGGCCAGGCCAGGCAAGGCCCCTGCGTGGCCCTCCTCCGCAAAG AAATGTGTGAGACCGAGCCCTACGGCTGTGGGGCCACTGAAGAGAAAGGCCTCCTGGTTGGGGATTTGAAAAAGCGAGAGCCTGGGAGGACAAGGTCCAGCCAGGAGGGGAGggacaaggaagaggaagaagccgCAGAAAGGACCCACACATCTGAGGTGCGGGAGCAGGCCATCCACGAGCAGCTCCACAGCCGGCTCCGCCAGGAGGAccacgaggaggaggaggagggaaagaagagggggCCCTTGGAGACCTTTGAGGGCCTGTGGAAGCGGCGtccagagggtggggaggggccccagAAGCGGGTGGCAGAGCAGGCTTGTGATGAGGAGACGGCCCAGTTTgaggcagaggagaagggggTGCAAGTGCTGGGCGGAGGCCGCAGCCTGTGGCAGGAGCCCCAGGCGGGTGGAGGAGAGAGGCACGAGGACCGCCAGCGCCTCCGCCAGCTGGAAGGTGAACGCCAGCAGAAGGAAGACGCCTCGGACAGGGAG GAGCATGATGCGGCGCGGCTGGGGCGCATGAGAGAGGAGCTGAAGAAGGTGAC